The following are encoded together in the Mesoterricola sediminis genome:
- the hemE gene encoding uroporphyrinogen decarboxylase — translation MTAPLVRALQGEVLPVPPVWFMRQAGRFLPEYRAIRAKASFEDLLYDADLAAEVTLQPTRRFPKLDGAIIFSDILVILEALGCGVVIPEGGPRLTRTLDQVDPATVPDERVYESVQAALRKVRAELPPEKALLGFAGAPWTLLAYGLEGKGSKTWARAKAFLHQEPVKARQWLDKLADASARLLNLHIGAGAQGVQLFDTWAGELDREDFEAYALPAAERALAQVTGAPRLYFPRGILPASLNRLPCEGFAVSWQVPMAEARDLFPGKVLQGNLDPTALLAGKETAVRKARAIVETMKGRPHVFNLGHGLLPETDPDVVGAVIDAVKG, via the coding sequence ATGACCGCTCCGCTCGTCCGTGCCCTCCAAGGTGAAGTCCTCCCCGTGCCCCCCGTCTGGTTCATGCGCCAGGCCGGGCGCTTCCTGCCCGAGTACCGGGCCATCCGGGCCAAGGCCTCCTTCGAGGACCTCCTCTACGACGCCGACCTGGCCGCCGAGGTGACCCTCCAGCCCACCCGCCGCTTCCCCAAGCTGGACGGGGCGATCATCTTCTCGGACATCCTCGTCATCCTGGAGGCCCTCGGCTGCGGCGTGGTCATTCCGGAGGGCGGCCCCCGCCTCACCCGGACCCTGGACCAGGTGGACCCGGCCACCGTCCCCGACGAGCGGGTCTACGAATCCGTCCAGGCCGCCCTGCGCAAGGTGCGGGCCGAACTGCCGCCCGAGAAGGCCCTCCTGGGCTTCGCCGGCGCCCCCTGGACCCTGCTGGCCTACGGCCTGGAGGGCAAGGGCAGCAAGACCTGGGCCCGGGCCAAGGCCTTCCTCCACCAGGAACCCGTGAAGGCCCGCCAGTGGCTGGACAAGCTGGCGGACGCCAGCGCCCGCCTCCTCAACCTCCACATCGGGGCCGGCGCCCAGGGCGTGCAGCTCTTCGACACCTGGGCCGGCGAACTGGACCGGGAGGACTTCGAGGCCTACGCCCTGCCCGCCGCCGAACGCGCCCTCGCCCAGGTCACCGGCGCTCCCCGCCTCTACTTCCCCCGCGGCATCCTCCCCGCCAGCCTGAACCGCCTGCCCTGCGAGGGCTTCGCGGTGAGCTGGCAGGTGCCCATGGCCGAGGCCCGGGACCTGTTCCCCGGCAAGGTCCTCCAGGGCAACCTGGACCCCACGGCCCTGCTCGCGGGCAAGGAAACGGCCGTGCGCAAGGCCCGGGCCATCGTGGAGACGATGAAGGGCCGGCCCCACGTGTTCAACCTGGGCCACGGCCTCCTGCCGGAGACCGACCCGGACGTGGTCGGCGCCGTCATCGACGCCGTCAAAGGGTGA
- the hemL gene encoding glutamate-1-semialdehyde 2,1-aminomutase gives MTNETLFQEAITHFPGGVSSPVRAFRAVGGTPKFFRKAWGSRFEDEEGRRYVDLCMSWGPLILGHAHPSVIDAAREAMEEGLTFGAPSRREIALARRIKQMVPFVEKMRFVSSGTEAVMSALRAARGFTKRERILKFDGCYHGHSDAMLVKAGSGLVTFGEPSSAGVPKGFADLTTVISLDDAEALERTFREIGHELAAAIIEPIPANNGLLLQDSSFLTRLRELCTQHGTVLIFDEVISGFRVAPGGAAEYLGITPDLVTYGKIIGGGMPVGLYGGRKDIMGVISPDGPVYQAGTLSGNPVAMAAGLATLERLTPNLYRDLEQKGAQWAAAFEKIPGLHVPRVGSLLWPLFQPGVKRADRVESGAIAKFNTMHGLLLKEGVYLPPSGYEVAFLSAAHGDDELAHVERAIGVVAAALK, from the coding sequence CTGTTCCAGGAAGCCATCACCCATTTCCCCGGCGGCGTCTCCAGCCCCGTGCGCGCCTTCCGCGCCGTGGGCGGCACGCCCAAGTTCTTCCGCAAGGCCTGGGGCAGCCGGTTCGAGGACGAGGAGGGCCGCCGGTACGTGGACCTCTGCATGTCCTGGGGCCCCCTGATCCTCGGCCACGCCCACCCCTCCGTCATCGACGCGGCCCGGGAGGCCATGGAGGAGGGGCTCACCTTCGGGGCGCCCAGCCGCCGCGAGATCGCCCTCGCCCGGCGCATCAAGCAGATGGTGCCCTTCGTCGAGAAGATGCGGTTCGTGTCCTCGGGCACCGAGGCGGTCATGTCCGCCCTGCGCGCCGCCCGCGGCTTCACGAAGCGGGAGCGGATCCTCAAGTTCGACGGCTGCTACCACGGGCACAGCGACGCCATGCTGGTGAAGGCCGGCTCCGGCCTGGTCACCTTCGGCGAGCCCAGCTCCGCCGGCGTGCCCAAGGGCTTCGCGGACCTCACCACCGTCATCAGCCTGGATGACGCCGAAGCCCTCGAGCGCACCTTCCGCGAGATCGGCCACGAGCTGGCGGCGGCCATCATCGAGCCCATCCCCGCCAACAACGGCCTGCTGCTCCAGGATTCGAGCTTCCTCACCCGCCTGCGCGAGCTCTGCACCCAGCACGGGACCGTGCTGATCTTCGACGAGGTCATCAGCGGCTTCCGCGTCGCCCCCGGCGGCGCGGCGGAGTACCTGGGCATCACCCCGGACCTGGTCACCTACGGCAAGATCATCGGCGGCGGCATGCCCGTTGGCCTCTACGGCGGCCGCAAGGACATCATGGGCGTCATCTCGCCCGATGGCCCGGTCTACCAGGCCGGCACCCTCAGCGGCAACCCCGTGGCCATGGCCGCCGGCCTGGCCACCCTGGAGCGCCTGACCCCCAACCTCTACCGGGACCTGGAACAGAAGGGCGCCCAGTGGGCCGCCGCCTTCGAGAAGATCCCCGGCCTCCACGTCCCCCGCGTGGGCAGCCTCCTGTGGCCGCTCTTCCAGCCCGGCGTCAAGCGCGCCGACCGCGTGGAATCGGGCGCCATCGCCAAGTTCAACACCATGCACGGACTCCTCCTGAAGGAGGGCGTCTACCTGCCGCCCTCCGGCTACGAGGTCGCCTTCCTCTCCGCCGCCCACGGCGACGATGAGCTGGCGCACGTGGAGCGGGCCATCGGCGTCGTCGCCGCGGCCCTCAAGTAG